In the Candidatus Polarisedimenticolia bacterium genome, one interval contains:
- a CDS encoding multiheme c-type cytochrome has translation MHSLRRIVIVLALAASAASTRSFGAGGTKGAGPYSSATECARCHTQIHRAWEQSAHARSATSTTFKSVRDGVLKQGGDARDKLEGWCAGCHAPTTLVTGDRKLADPISREGVTCDFCHTVASVDLERTGQPFSLAPGNVKRGPIAYAGPVKGHGTDYSFLHRGSPLLCAACHELQGQAGAHILTTYDDWVAGPYPARGVSCQDCHMAPIPGDAAKPEMMASQGPRVINLHRLVGGSSLSQLNRGLDLKIESFSTSRASAEIRVAVTNAAAGHRIPGGLPTKSLALVVGIETTDGAFESMEETEFRRELRDGQGVALRTLADMLLRASSQGEDSRLRPGETRRQYFRVSLPDRARAVVARLEYRDATDPESPIKTTVITQERREVPAR, from the coding sequence ATGCATTCCTTGCGCCGGATCGTGATTGTTCTCGCCCTGGCAGCCTCGGCGGCCAGCACCCGCTCCTTCGGCGCCGGCGGGACGAAAGGGGCCGGACCCTACAGTTCCGCGACGGAGTGCGCCCGCTGCCATACGCAGATACATCGTGCCTGGGAGCAATCGGCCCATGCCCGCTCGGCCACCTCGACGACCTTCAAGAGCGTCCGCGACGGGGTGCTCAAGCAGGGCGGCGACGCGCGGGACAAGCTCGAAGGATGGTGCGCCGGCTGCCACGCACCGACGACCCTGGTGACCGGCGACCGCAAGCTGGCCGACCCGATCAGCCGGGAGGGAGTCACCTGCGATTTCTGCCACACCGTCGCCTCCGTCGACCTGGAGCGGACCGGACAGCCCTTCTCTCTCGCTCCCGGCAACGTGAAGCGGGGACCGATTGCCTATGCCGGCCCCGTCAAAGGGCATGGGACCGACTACTCGTTCCTGCACCGGGGAAGCCCGCTGCTGTGCGCCGCCTGCCATGAGCTCCAGGGGCAGGCGGGAGCGCACATCCTGACGACCTATGACGACTGGGTGGCGGGCCCCTATCCCGCCCGCGGGGTCTCCTGCCAGGACTGCCACATGGCGCCGATCCCCGGGGATGCCGCCAAGCCCGAGATGATGGCCAGCCAGGGACCGCGAGTGATCAATCTCCACCGCCTGGTCGGAGGCAGCTCCCTCAGCCAGCTGAACCGGGGACTCGATCTGAAGATCGAATCGTTCTCCACCAGCCGCGCCTCCGCCGAGATCCGCGTCGCGGTCACCAATGCCGCGGCCGGCCACCGGATCCCGGGCGGCCTGCCGACCAAGAGCCTGGCGCTGGTGGTGGGGATCGAGACGACCGATGGCGCCTTCGAGAGCATGGAAGAAACCGAGTTCCGGCGGGAGTTGCGCGACGGGCAGGGGGTGGCGCTGCGGACGCTCGCCGACATGCTCCTGCGCGCCTCCTCTCAAGGAGAAGACTCGCGGCTCCGCCCCGGGGAGACGCGGAGGCAGTATTTCCGGGTGAGCCTTCCCGACCGGGCCCGCGCGGTGGTGGCCCGTCTGGAATACCGAGACGCCACCGATCCCGAATCTCCCATCAAGACCACCGTCATCACCCAGGAGCGCCGCGAAGTTCCGGCCCGCTGA
- a CDS encoding heavy metal translocating P-type ATPase, whose protein sequence is MRIDPRIANRIVLVVVVTGIGVGSLMQAAGRPEAAGHAWALTALLALFPLTFSVVRDLLSGRAGVDIIALLAIAGSLALGEYLAGAVVALMLSGGQALEDYAERRARRELRLLLDRSPRRIHRVEGEELVEHDIDEVRRGDLLLVRAGEVVPVDGRVIGETALLDESALTGEALPVERREGDRVRSGTVNAAGSAFRMRASATASESTYAGIVKLVQQAQASKAPLVRLADRYALFFLPLTLATAAVAWGISGDPIRGLAVLVVATPCPLILAAPVAFVAGISRAARRGIIVKGGGALEVLARGTILVLDKTGTVTGGAPVLTDVVPFGEVPPEEILRLAASLEQASMHVLAEPMLRAARERSFALSLPTETHEVLGEGIRGKVDGREVVLGRTGWVLGNRPISPAMRRVRRRALLEGASVVMVAVDGNPAGALILEDLIRPDVPRALRSLKRIGFREIWLLTGDHADVAELVGVALGVDRVFAERTPEEKTQSVAAARREG, encoded by the coding sequence GTGAGGATCGACCCGCGCATCGCCAACCGCATCGTCCTCGTCGTCGTGGTGACGGGCATCGGTGTCGGATCGTTGATGCAAGCCGCCGGAAGGCCCGAGGCGGCGGGACACGCCTGGGCGCTGACCGCCCTCCTGGCGCTGTTTCCTCTGACCTTTTCCGTGGTGCGCGATCTTCTCTCGGGACGCGCCGGCGTCGACATCATCGCGCTGCTGGCAATCGCCGGGTCGCTCGCGCTGGGGGAATACCTGGCGGGCGCCGTCGTCGCGCTGATGCTCTCCGGCGGGCAGGCGCTCGAGGATTACGCCGAGCGCCGCGCGCGCCGCGAGCTGCGCCTCCTGCTGGATCGCAGCCCGCGCCGGATTCACCGGGTGGAAGGGGAGGAGCTGGTCGAGCACGACATCGACGAGGTCAGGCGGGGCGACCTCCTTCTGGTGCGCGCCGGCGAGGTGGTGCCGGTCGACGGGAGGGTGATCGGCGAGACGGCGCTTCTTGACGAATCGGCGCTCACCGGCGAAGCCCTTCCGGTGGAGCGACGGGAAGGGGACCGGGTTCGCAGCGGCACCGTCAACGCCGCCGGATCGGCTTTCAGGATGCGCGCTTCCGCCACCGCATCGGAGAGCACCTACGCCGGGATCGTGAAGCTGGTGCAGCAGGCGCAGGCCTCGAAAGCGCCGCTGGTCCGCCTGGCCGACCGCTACGCCCTTTTCTTCCTGCCGTTGACGCTGGCGACCGCCGCGGTGGCCTGGGGGATCTCCGGAGACCCGATCCGGGGGCTGGCCGTCCTGGTGGTGGCCACGCCTTGCCCTCTGATCCTGGCGGCGCCGGTGGCCTTCGTGGCCGGGATATCGCGCGCGGCCCGCCGCGGCATCATCGTGAAGGGGGGCGGGGCGCTCGAGGTTCTGGCGCGCGGCACGATCCTGGTGCTCGACAAGACCGGCACCGTCACCGGGGGTGCACCGGTGCTGACCGACGTCGTTCCCTTCGGGGAAGTCCCTCCCGAGGAGATCCTGCGGCTGGCGGCTTCGCTGGAGCAGGCGTCGATGCACGTCCTGGCGGAGCCGATGCTGCGCGCGGCGCGCGAGAGAAGCTTTGCTCTTTCGCTGCCGACCGAGACGCACGAGGTCCTGGGCGAAGGGATTCGCGGAAAAGTGGACGGACGCGAGGTGGTCCTGGGCAGGACCGGCTGGGTCCTCGGCAATCGTCCGATCTCGCCGGCGATGCGCCGCGTCCGCCGGCGGGCCCTGCTGGAGGGGGCTTCGGTGGTGATGGTGGCCGTCGACGGGAATCCGGCCGGCGCGCTCATCCTCGAAGACCTGATCCGTCCCGACGTGCCGCGCGCCCTGCGATCGCTGAAACGGATCGGTTTCCGCGAGATCTGGCTGCTGACCGGGGATCATGCCGATGTGGCGGAGCTGGTGGGCGTCGCCCTCGGTGTCGATCGTGTCTTCGCCGAGAGGACGCCGGAGGAAAAGACGCAAAGCGTCGCCGCGGCCCGCCGCGAGGGA